The Acidobacteriota bacterium genome segment TAGATATTAATTTTTCCAATGACCATAATGAGTATGAAAGAATATCATCCTATTTCATCCTTTTTCCGCATTGTTTCTCTCTCATCGTCTCTATTCTTTTTGACCATTTTTTCTTTATCCTCCAGCGGGGCAGGGACACCTGGCGGAATGCCACCGGAGGGAGCTGTATGTCCAGGAGAATGGGAGGACATGAAGGCTCAGATAATGTCCTGGCCTATTGGCTCCACAGACCTCAACGACTTCTTCTGCCAGCTCGTGGACAATATCCAGGAATACAACGAGGTCTGGATGATCGTAGAAAGCCAGACGGATGAGGACTACGTAAAGAGCACGCTGAGCAACTGCGGGGTGCCTCTCACCAACGTCATCTTCATTCGTGAGAACGTGGATTCTATATGGTCCCGCGATTACGGTCCAGAGTACATGCGCACTCCTCTCCAGGAGGCTCACATTACGGATGCACAGTACTACTGGACAAGAACGAACGATGATGTCATTCCCTATCGGATTGCCATGCGCGAGGAGATCCCGGCCCATGAAGCCCGTATCGATTTCGAAGGAGGGAACTTCCAGTCCGATGGATACGGACATTGCTTCTATACAGATGGAGTCTATGAGGCTAATTCCACAATGACCCCTGAACAGGTCGATCAGGTTTTTCGGGACTACTATAACTGCAAGGAGACGACGGCTCTCCAGAGGCTCATCGGAGAGGGAACGGGGCATATCGACATGTTCGCAAAGTTACTTTCTCCGACCAAATGGATTGTTGGCCAATACCCTGTTGGCGACCCCAATTACCAGGTTCTTGAGGACAATGCCGCGCTCCTCGCAAGCCTGACGGCTTATAACGGACAACCGTATGAAGTCATCAGGATCCCGATGCCTCCCACTACCCCCACGGCCCTGGCTCTCGACTACGGAGATTTGCTCCCCAGATGGGATACGAGTGAAGGAGGACCCAGCTTGAATCTCCAGGAGATATGGCGGACACATACAAATTCCACGATCGCCGATGCGCTCGTCCTTGTCCCGATTTATGGCAAGGGAACCGATGAAGAAGCGCTTCAGATCTATAGCGACGCCATGCCCGGCCATGTCATCGTTGGCATCGATAGCGAAGCCATCATTCCTCTCGGAGGAGCCATGCATTGCGTGACCATGCAGGTCCCCGAGTATCCTCCATATGATGGACTCGCCTTCCACTCCATACAGGACCTCTCAGAAGTTACAGGCAATGGTAACGGCGCTATCGATCCAGGAGAGACGTGGGAGTTTAATTCGGTTCTTTGGAACCATGGAAGCGATACAGCCGGCTCGGTATCGGCGCGGATCGTGCTTAACTCTTCTGTCTCAAGCAGGGTTATCATGCTTCGCGATAGTTCCGGTTATCCAGACATCCAGGCCGGGGGCATAGGGGCCTCATCCAGGACATACCGTTTCGCTCTCGATGAAGCCTATCCCTGCGGCGAGCCTCTCATTTTTGATCTTATCGACGTGACCTCATCGCTTGGAGAAGATCCTGACCAGCCACGTTCATTGAAGCTGAACGTCGGAAGTGAAACCGTCATCACACGCTTCTGGGATGATATGGAAAGCGGATCCGGCGGATGGACACATGGCCCCATCAGTGGTGCGACCGACCTCTGGCATCAGCAGAATAATCCCGGATGCTTTCCTGCCGGTTCGCCTACGGTGGATTGGGCATTCAATGAAACTTCAGATTGCAATTATGCTACCGGAAACCGCGCTGGAGGCAATCTTACATCGCAGACGATCTCCGAGATTACGGCATCGAGCCGCTTCTACTTTGATTACTGGCGAGAGACTGATTTCTGCAGCCGTATTTTCATTGTCCCCGCGAAGGACTTCTTCAGTGTGGAAGCTTCAGATAACGGCTTTATAACAAAGACGACCCTGCTCGAACTGAGCTGCAAGCAACCCTCCCATGCACAGTGGCTTGCCGACGGCGCTTACGATCTTTCAAGCTTTGCCGGAAAGAGCATTCAGATCCGCTTCGTC includes the following:
- a CDS encoding agmatine deiminase family protein, with translation MPPEGAVCPGEWEDMKAQIMSWPIGSTDLNDFFCQLVDNIQEYNEVWMIVESQTDEDYVKSTLSNCGVPLTNVIFIRENVDSIWSRDYGPEYMRTPLQEAHITDAQYYWTRTNDDVIPYRIAMREEIPAHEARIDFEGGNFQSDGYGHCFYTDGVYEANSTMTPEQVDQVFRDYYNCKETTALQRLIGEGTGHIDMFAKLLSPTKWIVGQYPVGDPNYQVLEDNAALLASLTAYNGQPYEVIRIPMPPTTPTALALDYGDLLPRWDTSEGGPSLNLQEIWRTHTNSTIADALVLVPIYGKGTDEEALQIYSDAMPGHVIVGIDSEAIIPLGGAMHCVTMQVPEYPPYDGLAFHSIQDLSEVTGNGNGAIDPGETWEFNSVLWNHGSDTAGSVSARIVLNSSVSSRVIMLRDSSGYPDIQAGGIGASSRTYRFALDEAYPCGEPLIFDLIDVTSSLGEDPDQPRSLKLNVGSETVITRFWDDMESGSGGWTHGPISGATDLWHQQNNPGCFPAGSPTVDWAFNETSDCNYATGNRAGGNLTSQTISEITASSRFYFDYWRETDFCSRIFIVPAKDFFSVEASDNGFITKTTLLELSCKQPSHAQWLADGAYDLSSFAGKSIQIRFVFDSSDADGNRWRGIGIDDVLIEDRTYSCSAFTPPLPGEVPEGPDSPGEPVTIRKSGTNLIINWDMECNAGYSTDYAIYRGNLSSLSSGTWDHIPVVCTDTGHDLTETFDAGTDSYYFLVAPHDGIVEGSYGKKSDGEARPASSSACYPAGGGSCQ